The Oceanispirochaeta sp. M1 DNA window TGCAGGAGATACTTTCTCTGCAGCATTTATATATAGCCATGAAGTCTTAAATAAAAGTTTCATTAAATCAGCTCATTTTGCTTCAGCAGCTTCAGCAAGAAGTTGTCAATTTCCTGGAGGTGTTGAAGCCAAATCATCATATACAGATATTATTAATATATTGGAGAGTCATAATGTACAGTTTTAAAGAGTTGCTTAATTTGCCGGAAGAAGAACAAATAAACTTGGGTACTATTTTTACTGCAAATGAAATAGCACAACAACCTGAAATATGGATAAAAACATCTCAGATTGTTATTCAGAATAGAAAGGAGATAAAAGCATTCCTCAGCAAGAGTGGTGTATATTCTGAGAATGAGATGAATATTTATCTGACAGGTGCTGGTTCTTCCGAATTTGTTGGTAATGCGGTGGCCCCCTTCCTGCAAAAAGCATTCAACAGACCTGTTACTTCTGTTCCAACAACAGATTTTATTACCCAACCCGACTATTATTTAATGAATAACAAGAAGAACCTTGTCGTGTCCATTGGCCGCTCAGGGAATTCTCCTGAATCAGTTGCGACATACAATAAAACAAAAGAATATAATCCCTCAGCTATGCAAGTCAACCTTTGTTGTAATAAAGATAGCGAAATGCTTCGGTTAACAGAGAAAGATGAAAATACGTTAAATATTATCCTCCCAGAAGAAACCAATGACAGTTCTTTAGTTATGACCAGCTCATATACCAGTATGGCTTTAGCTTTACTTGCTCTCCCTTTCTTGGATGATGTGGCAAAATTTGAGAAGTATACTCAAATGGCTTCAAAGGCTGCTCAAAAGATACTTGAAAATGACACAGAAACAGTACGTACATTTATATGCCGAGAAACTGATAGAATTCTCTACCTAGGTACAGCAGAACTAAAAGGTTGTGCCCAGGAGTCAAGATTGAAATCTCAGGAAATGACGGACGGAAGAATTTTGTCAGATTTTAATTCTTATCTGGGTTTACGCCATGGTCCGCAGGTATTTGCTAATAAAACTTCACTTGTCATTGCATATTTATCATCTGATCCTAAAAGGCGCTTGTTTGAAATAGATCTTCTAAAGGAAATGCAGGAGAAAGAGCAGGGAGCTGATTATCTTTTTGTTTGCGATAAAAAAGACAAAGCAATCCAGTCTCTCAAAGGTCAGATTCTTGAAGTATTTCCAGGAGGAGACTCCCTTCCCGATGCATTCAATATCCTCCCTTATGTTTTAATCGGACAGTTGAATGGTTTATTTAAAAGTATTCAAATTGGACATAAACCAGACTCTCCCAGCATCTCCGGCACTATAAATCGTGTAGTCCAGGATGTTTCAATCTACTAATAATATCAGTTCCTACTTCTGCACTTACATAAATGGAGTAGGAATAGAAAATATAAAATCTACTCAAAGGACCTGATGTGACAGCTGTTAAAGAATTTCTTCACATATTAAAAGAAAATAAATCCGGAAAAAAAGTCGGTATTTACTCAATCTGCAGTTCCCACCCTGAAGTAATTAAAGCCGGAATGATTCAAGCTACAGATGATAATTCTATACTTTGTATTGAATCGACCTCGAATCAGGTTGACCAGTTTGGTGGTTACACAGGTATGACACCGGATATGTTTATCACTTATGTTAAAGGACTTGCAGAAGAGCTTGCATTCCCCACCGATAAGCTACTATTTGGGGGAGATCACCTGGGGCCGAATGCCTGGCAGAACCTTACAGCAGCAGAGGCAATGATGAATGCCAAAGACCTCATTTCCGCTTACGTCAAAGCCGGTTATCTGAAAATCCACCTTGATACAAGTATGTTCTGCTTGGATGATCAGGGAGACAGACAAAATCCTCTATCTGATAAAGTAGTGGCCCTCAGAGCTTCAGAATTATGCATGGTTGCAGAGAAGACCTGGAAGAAATACATGGAAGGTCCTTCACAATTGCATTATATCATTGGAACAGAGGTTCCGGTTCCCGGAGGAACAGACGGAGCAGAAAATGAAGTGACAGCAACAAAAGCTCTAGATGCACAGTCTACATTTGCTATTACAAAGAAAGCCTTTATTAAGCTTGGGCTAAATGAAGCATGGAAGCGAGTTGTTGCATTGGTTGTCCAGCCAGGTGTCGAGTTTGGAGATGAGAATATATTTCAATACAACAGAGAAGCGGCAAAGGATCTGAGTAACTCCATACAAGATTTCGGTATTTTGATATTTGAAGCCCATTCAACAGATTATCAAAGTAAAGAAAACCTAACCCATCTTGTGGAAGATCATTTTTGTATTTTAAAAGTTGGCCCCTGGCTTACATTTGCCTATAGAGAAGCCTTATTTGCTCTGGAAGAAATAGAACGAAAAATCATTGACCCGAAAAAAAATCAACTCTCATGTTTCCAGGAAGTTCTTGAAAAAGTGATGATAGAACAGCCAAAGTATTGGAAAAAATATTATTCTGGTGATGAGACAGAACAACTATTTAAGCGATGTTACAGTTTTAGTGATAGGAGCAGATATTATTTAAATGATAACCGTATAAATGACTCTATCGAGAAACTCAAAGTTAATTTGAATAGTAAAGGAATTCCTTTATCTATTTTAAGCCAATATATGCCTTCTCAATTCACGGCAATACTGAAGGGAGCTATATCGAACTCAGTGGATGAAATTATTCACTCTAAAATAAGAGATGTTCTAAAAATGTACTCCAGTGCATGTGGGTATCAATAATCAAACACACCCTTTTACTCTATGTTTTGGAATATGAATTATTCTGCGCTGGTACTGCCCTTCACTTTGTTTTTATAATGATTACAAAAGTAATATTTTCCTAGTAATTGAATTTTGAAGAGAGGCTTCAAACAATCCGGTTATTATTTACAGTTAAAAGACACATCGTCTCTTGACTGGAGACACGACGTTTCTTATATTATTAGCATAACTAAAGTATATTAGATGAGGTTAATTATATGAGCAAAGAAAAAGTAGTATTTATCACCGGTGCATCAGCCGGTTTTGGACATGATACGGCAAAAGAACTATTACACAGAGGCTATAAAGTTTACGCCACGGCCCGGCGTCTTGAACCGATGGCAGACCTGAAAGAACTGGGAGCCAGGCTGATCAAGGTAGACGTCACAAAAGATGATGATGTACGGAATGCCGTCGAGCAGATTATCAGGGAAGAAGGCCGCATCGATATTGTCTATGGCAATGCAGGGTACGGTACTTATGGAAACATAGAAAATATATCTCTCGAAGAGATCAAGTACCAGTATGATGTGAATCTATTTGGACAGGCCCGGATCATTCAGGCAGTACTTCCCCATATGAGGAAAGTACGTAATGGCCGGATCATCCTCACGGCGTCTCTGGTCAGCCATCTATCCACGGCGGGTCTGGGCTGGTATGCATCCACAAAACATGCCTTATACGGTATGGGAACAGCTCTCCGGCAGGAAGTGAAGGGCCTGGGAATTGATGTGGTCATGATCCATCCGGGAGCTGTTAAAACGGAATTTGCCAATATAGCCGTTGAGACAATGGACAAAATTGATTACCCCGATGACTACCGCCTGCTGATGAAAGGCTTTAGAAACAATATTGTCAATTCCAATGAGACCAGCCCCGGACCGGAAAGCACCGTCAGGGCCATGGTTACCGCAGGAACAGTCAAAAAACCGAAAACAACATATGACACCACCCGGGATGCAAAGGTACTCAAGAGAATCAAGACTCTCCTGAGTGATAGAATAATGGACAGCCTCGTGCTGGGAATGTACAGAAAGGCCGCGGCTGAGTGATCTGTTCAGGGGTGAATATGAGTTGGGAACGGGCACGAACAGATGAACAGAAAGAAGTCAGAATCCGGGAGATTCTGGAGACGACCCTTAATCTATACAAGAGCATTGATTATGACAAAATAACCTTTGCTCTTATTGCCAAAGAAAATAACTCGGCCCGTTCCAATATTTATAAGTATTTTGAAACTAAAGAAGAGATCTTCATGGAATACCTGAGTAGAGAGATTGCATCCTGGTCGACCAGTGTCTGTGAGGATTATAATTCAGGAAAGATGAATGAGATAAAAAACTCCCTGGAGTTTGCAAGATACTGGTTTGAGAAATTCATGACCTACCGTACCATGGTGGAAATACTGAATCTCTTATATACGACTCTTGAAAAGAACGTATCCCTGGAGGCTCTGAGAAAAATAAAGAGAAGTCTCTTCAAGGTCATTTCCGAGCTGAGGGGGGTTCTCATACACACAGGAGTATTCCAGGGATCACAGGCCGTACAGGATTTCCTGGAAGCGACTCTCTCCTTCAATATGGGCTTCTTTCCCCTTCTCAATATGACAGAGAAGCAGAAGGAGGCCATGTTGCTGGAAAATCTGCCAATTGATGAATCAAGAGTTGAAAACCTCTACATCAGAACCCTA harbors:
- a CDS encoding TetR/AcrR family transcriptional regulator translates to MSWERARTDEQKEVRIREILETTLNLYKSIDYDKITFALIAKENNSARSNIYKYFETKEEIFMEYLSREIASWSTSVCEDYNSGKMNEIKNSLEFARYWFEKFMTYRTMVEILNLLYTTLEKNVSLEALRKIKRSLFKVISELRGVLIHTGVFQGSQAVQDFLEATLSFNMGFFPLLNMTEKQKEAMLLENLPIDESRVENLYIRTLSSFIDSYRQS
- a CDS encoding class II D-tagatose-bisphosphate aldolase, non-catalytic subunit; translation: MTAVKEFLHILKENKSGKKVGIYSICSSHPEVIKAGMIQATDDNSILCIESTSNQVDQFGGYTGMTPDMFITYVKGLAEELAFPTDKLLFGGDHLGPNAWQNLTAAEAMMNAKDLISAYVKAGYLKIHLDTSMFCLDDQGDRQNPLSDKVVALRASELCMVAEKTWKKYMEGPSQLHYIIGTEVPVPGGTDGAENEVTATKALDAQSTFAITKKAFIKLGLNEAWKRVVALVVQPGVEFGDENIFQYNREAAKDLSNSIQDFGILIFEAHSTDYQSKENLTHLVEDHFCILKVGPWLTFAYREALFALEEIERKIIDPKKNQLSCFQEVLEKVMIEQPKYWKKYYSGDETEQLFKRCYSFSDRSRYYLNDNRINDSIEKLKVNLNSKGIPLSILSQYMPSQFTAILKGAISNSVDEIIHSKIRDVLKMYSSACGYQ
- a CDS encoding SDR family NAD(P)-dependent oxidoreductase is translated as MSKEKVVFITGASAGFGHDTAKELLHRGYKVYATARRLEPMADLKELGARLIKVDVTKDDDVRNAVEQIIREEGRIDIVYGNAGYGTYGNIENISLEEIKYQYDVNLFGQARIIQAVLPHMRKVRNGRIILTASLVSHLSTAGLGWYASTKHALYGMGTALRQEVKGLGIDVVMIHPGAVKTEFANIAVETMDKIDYPDDYRLLMKGFRNNIVNSNETSPGPESTVRAMVTAGTVKKPKTTYDTTRDAKVLKRIKTLLSDRIMDSLVLGMYRKAAAE
- a CDS encoding SIS domain-containing protein gives rise to the protein MYSFKELLNLPEEEQINLGTIFTANEIAQQPEIWIKTSQIVIQNRKEIKAFLSKSGVYSENEMNIYLTGAGSSEFVGNAVAPFLQKAFNRPVTSVPTTDFITQPDYYLMNNKKNLVVSIGRSGNSPESVATYNKTKEYNPSAMQVNLCCNKDSEMLRLTEKDENTLNIILPEETNDSSLVMTSSYTSMALALLALPFLDDVAKFEKYTQMASKAAQKILENDTETVRTFICRETDRILYLGTAELKGCAQESRLKSQEMTDGRILSDFNSYLGLRHGPQVFANKTSLVIAYLSSDPKRRLFEIDLLKEMQEKEQGADYLFVCDKKDKAIQSLKGQILEVFPGGDSLPDAFNILPYVLIGQLNGLFKSIQIGHKPDSPSISGTINRVVQDVSIY